In Saccharomyces cerevisiae S288C chromosome XV, complete sequence, the following proteins share a genomic window:
- the DGK1 gene encoding diacylglycerol kinase (Diacylglycerol kinase; localized to the endoplasmic reticulum (ER); overproduction induces enlargement of ER-like membrane structures, stimulates the mevalonate/ergosterol pathway and suppresses a temperature-sensitive sly1 mutation; contains a CTP transferase domain): MGTEDAIALPNSTLEPRTEAKQRLSSKSHQVSAKVTIPAKEEISSSDDDAHVPVTEIHLKSHEWFGDFITKHEIPRKVFHSSIGFITLYLYTQGINYKNVLWPLIYAFIILFILDLIRLNWPFFNMLYCRTVGALMRKKEIHTYNGVLWYILGLIFSFNFFSKDVTLISLFLLSWSDTAAATIGRKYGHLTPKVARNKSLAGSIAAFTVGVITCWVFYGYFVPAYSYVNKPGEIQWSPETSRLSLNMLSLLGGVVAALSEGIDLFNWDDNFTIPVLSSLFMNAVIKTFKK, from the coding sequence ATGGGGACCGAAGATGCCATTGCCCTTCCAAATAGCACGCTAGAGCCGCGTACCGAAGCTAAGCAAAGACTATCATCTAAGAGTCATCAAGTCTCGGCGAAAGTAACGATTCcagcaaaagaagaaattagtAGTAGCGATGACGATGCACACGTTCCAGTGACAGAAATACATTTGAAATCTCATGAATGGTTCGGCGATTTTATAACTAAACATGAAATTCCCCGTAAGGTGTTCCATTCTTCCATTGGCTTTATTACTTTGTACCTGTATACGCAGGGTATTaattataaaaatgttttatGGCCTTTGATATACGCCTTCATCatattgtttattttgGATCTGATAAGACTAAACTGgccctttttcaatatgcTTTACTGTAGAACTGTGGGTGCGCTaatgagaaaaaaggaGATTCATACATACAATGGGGTATTGTGGTACATTCTTGGGttaatcttttcttttaactttttctcTAAAGATGTTACCTTAATATCGTTATTTTTGCTAAGTTGGTCCGATACAGCCGCCGCAACTATTGGAAGAAAGTATGGTCATTTAACACCCAAAGTGGCAAGAAATAAATCCCTTGCAGGTTCGATAGCTGCGTTTACAGTTGGTGTTATCACCTGCTGGGTATTTTATGGCTATTTTGTTCCTGCCTACAGCTACGTCAACAAACCTGGCGAGATCCAATGGAGCCCAGAAACAAGCAGATTAAGTTTGAATATGCTATCCTTGTTAGGTGGTGTGGTAGCTGCTTTGAGTGAAGGTATAGATTTGTTCAACTGGGATGATAATTTCACTATTCCTGTCCTGTCATCACTTTTTATGAACGCAGTAATCAAAacattcaagaaataa
- the RPL20B gene encoding 60S ribosomal protein eL20 RPL20B (Ribosomal 60S subunit protein L20B; homologous to mammalian ribosomal protein L18A, no bacterial homolog; RPL20B has a paralog, RPL20A, that arose from the whole genome duplication): MAHFKEYQVIGRRLPTESVPEPKLFRMRIFASNEVIAKSRYWYFLQKLHKVKKASGEIVSINQINEAHPTKVKNFGVWVRYDSRSGTHNMYKEIRDVSRVAAVETLYQDMAARHRARFRSIHILKVAEIEKTADVKRQYVKQFLTKDLKFPLPHRVQKSTKTFSYKRPSTFY; the protein is encoded by the exons a TGGCTCATTTCAAAGAATACCAAGTCATTGGTCGTCGTTTACCAACTGAATCCGTTCCAGAACCAAAGTTGTTCAGAATGAGAATTTTTGCTTCAAATGAAGTCATCGCCAAGTCTCGTTACTGGTATTTCTTGCAAAAATTGCACAAGGTTAAGAAGGCTTCTGGTGAAATTGTTTCCATCAACCAAATCAACGAAGCTCACCCAACCAAGGTCAAGAACTTCGGTGTTTGGGTTAGATACGATTCCAGATCTGGTACTCACAACATGTACAAGGAAATCAGAGACGTATCCAGAGTTGCTGCCGTCGAAACCTTATACCAAGACATGGCTGCTAGACACAGAGCTAGATTTAGATCTATTCACATCTTGAAGGTTgctgaaattgaaaagactGCTGATGTCAAGAGACAATACGTCAAGCAATTCTTGACCAAGGATTTAAAATTCCCATTACCTCACAGAGTCCAAAAATCTACCAAGACTTTCTCTTACAAGAGACCATCAACCTTCTACTAA
- the SPS4 gene encoding Sps4p (Protein whose expression is induced during sporulation; not required for sporulation; heterologous expression in E. coli induces the SOS response that senses DNA damage), protein MPSNLNIVKVTKPQEENKNFLHKNTNEPNEMEQSQTQEAVTENFTENSNLSANEHAARRGRLNLKTVDHIETYPIVQETEEIAKKIALTRIILAQTKPRIDKVVVSRPVQAVAPVVNFFDKMANSTLSTVERVVPSLKTKTYKRLGEEIALPYTLSKKYGKQLRDTTARNGDNYVYQPVHGRLMKFRKYYNEKFIDTKGKPLIRGQLDPVLLPVNNTFEKVTVKYLPKGKKVPNDSFSCEFNRGLALEYNFMTRAVSAVSHQVVGIAKLPIAYGYHTNSVYNKNLDKQADLKMKNVLRGTWDTITDLEREIWASVTDRSLFRFFGNKSEGGDLPHLVQ, encoded by the coding sequence ATGCCATCAAATTTGAATATAGTGAAGGTTACAAAAccacaagaagaaaataagaattttttaCACAAAAACACGAATGAACCCAATGAAATGGAACAATCGCAGACACAAGAAGCAGTTACAGAAAATTTTACCGAAAACAGTAATCTCAGTGCAAATGAACATGCAGCTAGGAGGGGTAgattaaatttgaaaacagtTGATCACATAGAAACTTATCCAATAGTGCAAGAAACAGAAGAGATTGCAAAGAAGATTGCTCTAACGAGAATTATTTTAGCACAAACAAAGCCTAGAATCGATAAAGTGGTAGTGTCACGTCCCGTTCAAGCCGTAGCACCAGTggtcaatttttttgacaaGATGGCCAATTCGACTTTAAGTACAGTAGAGCGCGTTGTCccttctttgaaaacaaaaacttaTAAAAGATTAGGTGAGGAAATTGCACTTCCGTATACTTTGTCGAAAAAGTATGGAAAGCAGCTCAGGGATACGACAGCAAGAAATGGAGACAACTATGTTTACCAACCTGTCCATGGAAGGTTGATGAAATTTAGGAAGTActataatgaaaaattcatagACACAAAGGGCAAGCCTTTGATAAGGGGGCAACTTGACCCTGTTTTGTTACCAGTCAATAATACATTCGAAAAGGTAACGGTAAAGTATTTGCCCAAAGGTAAGAAAGTTCCAAATGATTCCTTTTCTTGTGAGTTTAATAGGGGGCTAGCTTTAGAATACAATTTTATGACAAGAGCAGTTTCTGCAGTTAGTCATCAAGTTGTTGGTATTGCAAAGCTTCCCATTGCCTATGGATATCATACAAACTCTGTTTATAATAAAAACTTAGACAAACAGGCCgatttaaaaatgaaaaatgtaTTGAGAGGTACTTGGGATACCATAACTGATTTAGAACGCGAAATTTGGGCCTCTGTCACCGATAGAAGTTTGtttagattttttggcaACAAATCTGAGGGAGGAGATTTACCACATCTAGTACAATAA
- a CDS encoding uncharacterized protein (hypothetical protein; conserved across S. cerevisiae strains) — MTMIRFCGARQSAIISNASDAAAGTNKKRILNPLESLCLNDRIDEHRCKEVQLSSLRSLLYAMILNRTIGSETGVFSFLLFSFRYFGEERDLFYCFFSVFLLNITYLLD, encoded by the coding sequence ATGACAATGATACGTTTTTGTGGCGCGCGTCAATCGGCGATAATCAGCAACGCGTCTGACGCTGCTGCAGGaaccaacaaaaaaaggatacTAAACCCTCTTGAGTCCTTGTGTCTTAACGACCGCATAGACGAACACCGTTGCAAAGAAGTCCAGTTATCTTCATTACGAAGTCTATTGTATGCTATGATTTTAAATAGAACCATAGGCAGCGAGACCGgcgttttttcttttctgctcttttcttttcgttaCTTCGGAGAGGAAAGAGACTTATTTTACTGCTTCTTCTCCGTCTTTTTACTTAACATTACATATTTATTGGATTAG
- the SFG1 gene encoding Sfg1p (Putative transcription factor; induces superficial pseudohyphal growth, positively regulates invasive growth, but is not required for invasive pseudohyphal growth; may act together with Phd1p; promotes cell adhesion independent of Flo11p by repressing genes that encode cell wall degrading enzymes; localizes to the nucleus; potential Cdc28p substrate) — protein MDEMHSSDTLLLRTPKSKKKIGLVIPSTPSKKCKYSSGFIAEDTTPSKRFRLYQAKFKTSSKNVKAQTLSVSIKKNQGEITNPFMTEGYNDYRNIVSPGLSFDNDCFSEHELVSPLSDISSINSTSPDVEKIDSLDPFGVDSFVWNCKPLVNKEALELHRMIHSSFPMSPLESNSDVPLLLPKLKKRLSPVNRSTFKPTRYEPSHRLLKPKKSILTVPAKSLNLIVSSSRGSLNDATIFATEINSTLSNEENKLPAISSIWEKLTIPVNSSIKEKYKKLKDQIYGQASNFGEDEDNEEDNEDDLPDAAVIRGYEFQSGRRDELTQCNELQSTKDYKKVQWAKVLEQ, from the coding sequence atGGATGAAATGCATTCTTCAGACACACTTTTGTTGCGAACACcgaaatcaaaaaaaaaaattgggCTTGTAATACCCAGTACACCAAGTAAAAAATGTAAATATTCATCAGGCTTTATAGCAGAAGACACTACGCCCTCCAAACGGTTTCGTTTATACCAAGCCAAATTTAAGACAAGTTCAAAGAATGTCAAAGCCCAAACTCTTAGCgtatcaataaaaaaaaatcaaggtGAAATCACCAATCCATTTATGACCGAAGGATATAATGATTACCGGAATATTGTCAGTCCTGGATTGAGTTTTGATAACGACTGCTTTTCAGAACATGAATTAGTTAGTCCATTGAGTGATATATCTTCGATAAACTCGACATCGCCTGATGTTGAAAAGATTGATTCTTTAGATCCTTTTGGCGTTGATTCTTTTGTCTGGAACTGTAAGCCGCTTGTTAATAAAGAAGCACTGGAGCTCCACCGAATGATTCATTCTTCGTTTCCGATGAGCCCACTGGAATCCAACAGTGATGTGCCACTTTTATTGCCTAAACTCAAAAAAAGGTTATCTCCAGTAAACAGATCGACCTTCAAGCCAACAAGGTACGAACCCTCTCACCGTCTATTGAAGCccaaaaaatcaattcTAACAGTACCAGCCAAATCTCTGAATCTCATAGTCAGTTCGTCGCGAGGCTCATTAAATGACGCTACCATCTTTGCCACCGAAATAAATTCTACTTTGAgcaatgaagaaaacaaattaCCAGCAATTTCTAGTATTTGGGAGAAGCTCACAATTCCAGTAAACTCTTCAATTAAGGAGAAATACAAGAAGCTTAAAGACCAAATATATGGGCAAGCTAGTAATTTTGgcgaagatgaagataatgaagaagacaatGAAGACGACCTTCCCGACGCGGCAGTAATAAGAGGTTACGAATTTCAGTCAGGAAGGCGCGATGAGCTGACGCAATGTAATGAACTACAGAGTACGAAGGACTACAAAAAAGTTCAGTGGGCAAAGGTTTTAGAACAATAA
- the COT1 gene encoding metal cation transporter COT1 (Vacuolar transporter that mediates zinc transport into vacuole; overexpression confers resistance to cobalt and rhodium; targeted to vacuole via AP-3 pathway; protein abundance increases in response to DNA replication stress; COT1 has a paralog, ZRC1, that arose from the whole genome duplication), translating to MKLGSKQVKIISLLLLDTVFFGIEITTGYLSHSLALIADSFHMLNDIISLVVALWAVNVAKNRNPDSTYTYGWKRAEILGALINAVFLIALCVSILIEALQRIIAPPVIENPKFVLYVGVAGLISNTVGLFLFHDNDQEHGHGHGHSHGGIFADHEMHMPSSHTHTHAHVDGIENTTPMDSTDNISEIMPNAIVDSFMNENTRLLTPENASKTPSYSTSSHTIASGGNYTEHNKRKRSLNMHGVFLHVLGDALGNIGVMLSAFFIWKTDYSWKYYTDPLVSLIITGIIFSSALPLSCKASKILLQATPSTLSGDQVEGDLLKIPGIIAIHDFHIWNLTESIFIASLHIQLDISPEQFTDLAKIVRSKLHRYGIHSATLQPEFITREVTSTERAGDSQGDHLQNDPLSLRPKTYGTGISGSTCLIDDAANCNTADCLEDH from the coding sequence ATGAAACTCGGAAGCAAACAGGTAAAAATTATATCCTTGTTGCTGCTAGACACAGTGTTCTTCGGGATCGAGATAACTACCGGGTACTTGTCTCACTCTTTGGCTCTAATCGCGGACTCATTCCATATGCTAAACGATATAATTTCTCTTGTGGTTGCACTTTGGGCCGTAAATGTTGCCAAAAACAGAAATCCGGATTCAACGTACACTTATGGTTGGAAAAGGGCGGAGATTTTGGGTGCTCTGATTAACGCCGTCTTTTTGATTGCCTTATGTGTCTCAATTTTGATAGAAGCGCTACAAAGAATTATTGCTCCCCCCGTGATTGAAAATCCTAAGTTTGTGTTGTATGTGGGTGTCGCAGGGTTGATATCGAACACCGTTGGACTTTTCTTATTTCACGACAATGATCAAGAGCATGGACATGGACACGGACATTCCCATGGCGGTATCTTTGCCGACCATGAGATGCATATGCCATCATCCCACACACATACACATGCCCATGTTGATGGAATAGAGAATACTACACCAATGGATAGTACGGATAACATTAGTGAGATTATGCCTAATGCTATAGTAGATAGTTTTATGAACGAAAATACTAGATTATTGACACCGGAAAATGCATCCAAGACGCCATCATACTCAACGTCAAGCCATACGATTGCCAGCGGCGGAAATTACACAGAACACAACAAGCGCAAGAGATCTTTAAATATGCATGGTGTGTTTCTTCACGTTTTGGGCGATGCTCTTGGCAACATCGGCGTTATGTTGTCtgcatttttcatttggaaGACCGACTATTCTTGGAAGTATTATACAGATCCGCTTGTCTCATTGATAATTACCGgtataattttttcctctGCGCTTCCTCTATCGTGCAAGGCTTCCAAAATATTGTTACAAGCGACACCTTCCACTTTATCCGGCGATCAAGTAGAAGGtgatcttttgaaaataccAGGAATAATAGCTATTCATGATTTCCATATTTGGAATTTAACAGAGTCTATTTTTATTGCATCTTTGCATATTCAACTAGATATCAGCCCGGAACAATTTACTGACCTGGCCAAAATAGTTAGATCAAAACTTCACCGCTATGGCATTCACTCCGCTACTTTGCAACCTGAATTTATTACCAGAGAGGTTACTTCAACCGAAAGAGCCGGAGACTCCCAAGGTGATCATCTACAAAATGACCCGCTTTCATTAAGGCCAAAGACATATGGTACTGGCATTTCAGGTTCCACTTGTCTTATCGACGACGCTGCCAACTGCAACACAGCTGATTGCTTAGAGGATCATTAA
- a CDS encoding uncharacterized protein (hypothetical protein; identified by fungal homology and RT-PCR) — translation MLVPMHNSPTAANGRLSLTVASSGLRKGKKNRVYTIHSYIRSPVSSSEFSFSVRRQYKLTIRIKQKTHL, via the coding sequence ATGCTGGTTCCCATGCATAACTCACCCACGGCCGCCAACGGCCGCTTATCACTTACTGTCGCCAGCTCCGGTCTTAGAAAGGGTAAAAAAAACCGGGTGTATACTATACACTCATACATCCGCTCACCCGTTTCCAGTAGtgaattttcattttctgtaCGAAGGCAATATAAGCTGACGATCCGCATAAAGCAGAAGACTCATTTGTAA
- the FAA1 gene encoding long-chain fatty acid-CoA ligase FAA1 (Long chain fatty acyl-CoA synthetase; activates fatty acids with a preference for C12:0-C16:0 chain lengths; role in the competitive import of long-chain fatty acids and sphingoid long-chain bases; accounts for most acyl-CoA synthetase activity; localizes to lipid particles and the plasma membrane; role in sphingolipid-to-glycerolipid metabolism; forms ER foci upon replication stress; faa1 faa4 double null complemented by any of human ACSBG1, ACSL1, 3, 4, 5, 6, SLC27A2, or 4): MVAQYTVPVGKAANEHETAPRRNYQCREKPLVRPPNTKCSTVYEFVLECFQKNKNSNAMGWRDVKEIHEESKSVMKKVDGKETSVEKKWMYYELSHYHYNSFDQLTDIMHEIGRGLVKIGLKPNDDDKLHLYAATSHKWMKMFLGAQSQGIPVVTAYDTLGEKGLIHSLVQTGSKAIFTDNSLLPSLIKPVQAAQDVKYIIHFDSISSEDRRQSGKIYQSAHDAINRIKEVRPDIKTFSFDDILKLGKESCNEIDVHPPGKDDLCCIMYTSGSTGEPKGVVLKHSNVVAGVGGASLNVLKFVGNTDRVICFLPLAHIFELVFELLSFYWGACIGYATVKTLTSSSVRNCQGDLQEFKPTIMVGVAAVWETVRKGILNQIDNLPFLTKKIFWTAYNTKLNMQRLHIPGGGALGNLVFKKIRTATGGQLRYLLNGGSPISRDAQEFITNLICPMLIGYGLTETCASTTILDPANFELGVAGDLTGCVTVKLVDVEELGYFAKNNQGEVWITGANVTPEYYKNEEETSQALTSDGWFKTGDIGEWEANGHLKIIDRKKNLVKTMNGEYIALEKLESVYRSNEYVANICVYADQSKTKPVGIIVPNHAPLTKLAKKLGIMEQKDSSINIENYLEDAKLIKAVYSDLLKTGKDQGLVGIELLAGIVFFDGEWTPQNGFVTSAQKLKRKDILNAVKDKVDAVYSSS; this comes from the coding sequence ATGGTTGCTCAATATACCGTTCCAGTTGGGAAAGCCGCCAATGAGCATGAAACTGCtccaagaagaaattatcaATGCCGCGAGAAGCCGCTCGTCAGACCGCCTAACACAAAGTGTTCCACTGTTTATGAGTTTGTTCTAGAGTGCTTtcagaagaacaaaaattcaaatgcTATGGGTTGGAGGGATGTTAAGGAAATTCATGAAGAATCCAAATCGGTTATGAAAAAAGTTGATGGCAAGGAGACTTCAgtggaaaagaaatggatGTATTATGAACTATCGCATTATCATTATAATTCATTTGACCAATTGACCGATATCATGCATGAAATTGGTCGTGGGTTGGTGAAAATAGGATTAAAGCctaatgatgatgacaaatTACATCTTTACGCAGCCACTTCTCACAAGTGGATGAAGATGTTCTTAGGAGCGCAGTCTCAAGGTATTCCTGTCGTCACTGCCTACGATACTTTGGGAGAGAAAGGGCTAATTCATTCTTTGGTGCAAACGGGGTCTAAGGCCATTTTTACCGATAACTCTTTATTACCATCCTTGATCAAACCAGTGCAAGCCGCTCAAGACGTAAAATACATAATTCATTTCGATTCCATCAGTTCTGAGGACAGGAGGCAAAGTGGTAAGATCTATCAATCTGCTCATGATGCCATCAACAGAATTAAAGAAGTTAGACCTGATATCAAGACCTTTAGCTTTGACGACATCTTGAAGCTAGGTAAAGAATCCTGTAACGAAATCGATGTTCATCCACCTGGCAAGGATGATCTTTGTTGCATCATGTATACGTCTGGTTCTACAGGTGAGCCAAAGGGTGTTGTCTTGAAACATTCAAATGTTGTCGCAGGTGTTGGTGGTGCAAGtttgaatgttttgaaGTTTGTGGGCAATACCGACCGTGTTATCTGTTTTTTGCCACTAGctcatatttttgaattggTTTTCGAACTATTGTCCTTTTATTGGGGGGCCTGCATTGGTTATGCCACCGTAAAAACTTTAACTAGCAGCTCTGTGAGAAATTGTCAAGGTGATTTGCAAGAATTCAAGCCCACAATCATGGTTGGTGTCGCCGCTGTTTGGGAAACAGTGAGAAAAGGGATCTTAAACCAAATTGATAATTTGCCCTTCCTCACCAAGAAAATCTTCTGGACCGCGTATAATACCAAGTTGAACATGCAACGTCTCCACATCCCTGGTGGCGGCGCCTTAGGAAACTtggttttcaaaaaaatcagaacTGCCACAGGTGGCCAATTAAGATATTTGTTAAACGGTGGTTCTCCAATCAGTCGGGATGCTCAGGAATTCATCACAAATTTAATCTGCCCTATGCTTATTGGTTACGGTTTAACCGAGACATGCGCTAGTACCACCATCTTGGATCCTGCTAATTTTGAACTCGGCGTCGCTGGTGACCTAACAGGTTGTGTTACCGTCAAACTAGTtgatgttgaagaattagGTTATTTTGCTAAAAACAACCAAGGTGAAGTTTGGATCACAGGTGCCAATGTCACGCCTGAATATTATAAGAATGAGGAAGAAACTTCTCAAGCTTTAACAAGCGATGGTTGGTTCAAGACCGGTGACATCGGTGAATGGGAAGCAAATGgccatttgaaaataattgacaggaagaaaaacttgGTCAAAACAATGAACGGTGAATATATCGCACTCGAGAAATTAGAGTCCGTTTACAGATCTAACGAATATGTTGCTAACATTTGTGTTTATGCCGACCAATCTAAGACTAAGCCAGTTGGTATTATTGTACCAAATCATGCTCCATTAACGAAGCTTGCTAAAAAGTTGGGAATTATGGAACAAAAAGACAGTTCAATTAATATCGAAAATTATTTGGAGGATGCAAAATTGATTAAAGCTGTTTATTCTGATCTTTTGAAGACAGGTAAAGACCAAGGTTTGGTTGGCATTGAATTACTAGCAGGCATAGTGTTCTTTGACGGCGAATGGACTCCACAAAACGGTTTTGTTACGTCCGCtcagaaattgaaaagaaaagacatTTTGAATGCTGTCAAAGATAAAGTTGACGCCGTTTATAGTTCGTCTTAA
- the HSH49 gene encoding U2 snRNP complex subunit HSH49 (U2-snRNP associated splicing factor; similar to the mammalian splicing factor SAP49; proposed to function as a U2-snRNP assembly factor along with Hsh155p and binding partner Cus1p; contains two RNA recognition motifs (RRM)) → MNYSADSGNTVYVGNIDPRITKEQLYELFIQINPVLRIKYPKDKVLQAYQGYAFIEFYNQGDAQYAIKIMNNTVRLYDRLIKVRQVTNSTGTTNLPSNISKDMILPIAKLFIKNLADSIDSDQLVKIFNKFGKLIREPEIFYLSNGKLKCAYVYFEDFEKADLAIKSLNNQLVANNRITVDYAFKENGKGNAKYGDDVDRLLNKEALKHNMLK, encoded by the coding sequence ATGAACTACAGCGCAGACTCTGGTAATACAGTTTATGTGGGGAATATAGATCCAAGGATAACGAAAGAACAACTTTATGAACTCTTCATTCAGATCAACCCTGTTTTAAGGATTAAGTATCCGAAAGATAAAGTTCTACAAGCTTACCAAGGCTACGCATTCATCGAATTTTATAATCAAGGAGATGCTCAATAtgcaataaaaataatgaataataCCGTTAGATTATACGACCGACTGATAAAGGTTCGTCAAGTAACCAATTCTACAGGAACAACTAATTTACcttcaaatatttctaaGGACATGATTCTACCTATTGCTAAGTTGTTCATAAAAAACCTTGCAGATTCGATAGATAGCGACCAATTagtgaaaattttcaataaatttggTAAGCTCATAAGGGAACCCGAAATTTTCTACCTATCAAACGGAAAATTAAAGTGTGCTTATGTTTATTTTGAGgactttgaaaaagcagaTTTGGCaataaaatctttgaaCAATCAGTTAGTCGCCAACAACAGAATTACTGTTGATTATgccttcaaagaaaatggaaaaggTAACGCAAAATACGGTGATGACGTTGACAGGCTGTTGAATAAAGAAGCATTAAAGCACAACATGTTGAAATAA